The following coding sequences are from one Leptospira mayottensis 200901116 window:
- the rho gene encoding transcription termination factor Rho: MATARRDNKNKHHTQNNNYSQNDSETTGSIEEESAGQESQDLESSDNADHRFRKRKRGGYEGPTPIPIDLVELKKKAIADLIEVAKGLGVENTSGLKKQNLIFAILQAQAERDGQVHAAGVMEKLPDGYGFLRSPDYNYVPGPDDIYVSPSQIKLFGLRTGDTVEGQIRPPKESERFFAMLRVETVNGYTPDVAGKRALFDNLTPLYPNERLKMEYDPSMLDTRILDLMCPIGKGQRALIVAPPRTGKTILMQNIANAITSNHPECALIVLLIDERPEEVTDMARHVRGEVVSSTFDEPAQRHVQVAEMVIEKAKRLVEHGKDVVILLDSITRLARAYNQVIPTSGKILSGGVDSNALHKPKRFFGAARNIEEGGSLTIIATALIDTGSKMDEVIFEEFKGTGNMEIHLDRKLSDKRIFPAIDINKSGTRKEELLITKDVLQKVFVLRKVLSPMSITESMELLLEKMRLSKTNDAFLASMNTQ; the protein is encoded by the coding sequence ATGGCAACAGCAAGACGAGACAATAAAAACAAACACCACACCCAAAATAATAACTACAGCCAAAACGATTCCGAAACAACCGGTTCTATCGAAGAAGAAAGCGCCGGACAGGAATCCCAAGATCTTGAATCTTCTGACAACGCAGATCATAGATTCCGTAAACGCAAACGGGGCGGCTACGAAGGCCCAACTCCGATTCCCATCGATCTTGTAGAACTCAAGAAAAAAGCAATCGCCGACTTAATCGAAGTTGCTAAAGGTCTTGGAGTCGAAAACACGAGCGGTCTCAAAAAACAGAATTTGATCTTTGCCATCCTGCAAGCTCAGGCGGAAAGAGACGGTCAAGTACACGCCGCTGGTGTGATGGAAAAACTTCCGGACGGTTACGGTTTTTTAAGATCTCCCGATTATAACTACGTCCCTGGTCCGGATGATATTTATGTTTCTCCTTCTCAAATTAAACTTTTCGGTTTAAGAACCGGAGACACGGTAGAAGGACAAATCCGTCCACCGAAAGAATCCGAAAGATTCTTTGCGATGTTGCGTGTGGAAACTGTGAACGGTTATACTCCCGATGTCGCAGGCAAACGCGCGCTCTTCGACAATTTAACTCCTTTGTATCCGAATGAAAGGCTCAAGATGGAATACGATCCTTCTATGTTGGATACAAGGATTTTAGATCTCATGTGTCCAATTGGAAAAGGACAGAGAGCTTTGATTGTAGCTCCTCCGAGAACCGGTAAGACGATTCTAATGCAAAATATCGCAAACGCGATCACTTCCAATCATCCGGAATGTGCCTTAATCGTACTTTTGATTGACGAGCGTCCGGAAGAAGTAACCGACATGGCACGCCACGTCCGCGGAGAGGTAGTTTCTTCAACATTCGACGAACCGGCACAAAGGCACGTTCAGGTTGCGGAGATGGTCATTGAAAAAGCCAAAAGACTTGTGGAACACGGAAAGGACGTCGTTATTCTTTTGGATTCGATCACTCGTTTGGCCCGCGCTTATAACCAAGTGATTCCTACCTCCGGTAAAATTCTTTCCGGTGGGGTGGATTCCAACGCGCTTCACAAACCGAAACGATTCTTCGGAGCCGCAAGAAACATAGAAGAAGGCGGTTCTCTCACAATCATCGCTACCGCATTGATCGATACCGGATCCAAAATGGACGAGGTGATCTTCGAGGAATTCAAAGGAACGGGTAACATGGAAATCCATCTAGATCGAAAACTTTCCGACAAGCGGATTTTCCCAGCCATTGACATCAACAAGTCCGGAACCCGTAAGGAAGAACTCCTTATCACCAAAGATGTTCTTCAGAAAGTGTTTGTTCTGAGAAAAGTACTTTCTCCCATGAGTATCACGGAAAGCATGGAATTATTGCTGGAAAAAATGAGGCTTTCCAAAACCAACGATGCCTTTTTAGCCAGCATGAACACCCAGTAA
- the rpmE gene encoding 50S ribosomal protein L31, producing MKTEIHPNYKAAKISCASCGTVYETRTSIGDINIEICSACHPFFTGKSKLVDTTGRVDKFKKKYKMQ from the coding sequence ATGAAAACCGAAATTCATCCAAACTATAAAGCGGCCAAAATCAGCTGTGCGTCCTGTGGAACCGTCTACGAAACCAGAACTTCCATCGGCGATATCAATATCGAGATTTGCTCTGCTTGCCATCCATTCTTTACCGGAAAATCCAAACTCGTGGATACTACTGGCCGGGTAGACAAGTTCAAGAAAAAATATAAGATGCAGTGA
- a CDS encoding iron-sulfur cluster assembly scaffold protein, producing the protein MSVMDFARYKQINDDRLNYREMEDATVVSNYRNVGCGDGYRIYLKIDSSEKITDASYTTTGCGFGIVALAMATEFAKGKTISELKKVTAVDIEAMFEFPERRKNYPESAVAALLQAIQDYENGAGIPKGKRITAGKALEILKEKGSLKGEDLSSIILEKLKFDGVDFSEANLGHAFLQNSSFVGANFSAAKLRGSFLNNADLRNANFRGADLRWAKLAGANVEGADFTDAIYDIGTRLDQKQIHLFSVMKKEGKNLYLNKEAE; encoded by the coding sequence ATGAGTGTAATGGACTTCGCGCGGTACAAACAAATCAACGATGATCGACTTAACTATCGAGAAATGGAAGACGCAACTGTAGTCTCTAATTATAGGAACGTAGGCTGCGGAGACGGTTACCGTATTTATCTCAAAATAGATTCCTCCGAAAAAATCACCGATGCAAGTTATACCACAACCGGTTGTGGCTTTGGGATCGTCGCACTTGCGATGGCTACCGAATTTGCCAAAGGTAAAACGATTTCTGAACTTAAGAAAGTAACAGCTGTAGACATCGAAGCCATGTTCGAGTTTCCGGAACGTAGAAAGAATTATCCAGAGTCTGCAGTCGCCGCTTTGCTCCAAGCGATTCAGGATTACGAAAACGGTGCTGGTATTCCCAAAGGAAAAAGAATCACTGCCGGGAAGGCTTTAGAAATTCTCAAAGAAAAAGGTTCTCTCAAAGGGGAAGATCTTTCCAGCATTATATTAGAAAAACTTAAATTTGATGGAGTAGATTTTTCCGAAGCCAATCTAGGACACGCTTTTTTACAAAACTCTTCTTTTGTGGGTGCAAACTTTTCCGCCGCCAAACTCAGAGGTTCCTTTTTAAACAATGCTGACCTTAGAAACGCAAATTTCAGAGGAGCCGATCTTCGCTGGGCAAAACTCGCGGGCGCAAATGTGGAAGGAGCGGATTTTACGGATGCGATCTACGACATCGGAACGCGTCTGGATCAAAAACAGATCCATCTGTTTAGCGTAATGAAAAAAGAAGGAAAAAATCTTTACCTAAACAAAGAGGCAGAATGA